One segment of Corynebacterium atrinae DNA contains the following:
- a CDS encoding cyclase family protein, with the protein MFTASDWVFHDLTRPLHPDQERFPTDPPMTVRPLSTAADDGFEVTSYQVVGPTGTHVDAPAHVVPGGRTLEGIPASQSLLPLIVLDSPDIAGWEERHGRVPAGCFAALRGGGWTVPALEVIHSRGVIAIGHDTLNTDSADVVASGSFPAQRWWLEHDHWQIENLRPLTGLPTIGAWIMVTWPLPAGGSAFPARVIALTPAGQGER; encoded by the coding sequence ATGTTCACTGCCAGCGACTGGGTGTTCCACGACCTCACCCGCCCCCTGCACCCAGACCAGGAGCGTTTCCCCACCGACCCGCCAATGACCGTTCGCCCCCTGAGCACCGCCGCTGACGATGGTTTCGAGGTGACGTCCTACCAGGTGGTCGGGCCCACCGGCACGCACGTGGATGCCCCAGCCCACGTCGTCCCGGGCGGACGCACACTCGAAGGCATTCCCGCATCTCAATCGCTCCTGCCGTTGATCGTCCTCGATTCCCCCGATATCGCGGGTTGGGAGGAACGCCACGGTCGGGTTCCCGCCGGGTGTTTCGCTGCGCTTCGCGGCGGAGGCTGGACCGTGCCCGCGCTGGAAGTCATCCACTCACGCGGCGTCATCGCCATCGGCCACGACACTCTCAACACTGATTCGGCGGATGTCGTCGCCTCAGGCTCTTTCCCTGCCCAACGCTGGTGGCTGGAGCATGACCATTGGCAGATCGAGAACCTCCGCCCCCTCACGGGCTTGCCCACCATCGGCGCCTGGATCATGGTCACCTGGCCCTTGCCCGCCGGTGGTTCCGCCTTCCCGGCGCGCGTCATCGCCCTAACCCCGGCTGGCCAGGGCGAGAGGTAG
- a CDS encoding RecQ family ATP-dependent DNA helicase — protein sequence MELTRGTANELLVGIAGQGAHLRDDQWTAIQALVEQRRRMLVVQRTGWGKSAVYFIAAKLLREAGRGPTLIISPLLALMRNQVEAAGKAGIVAATLNSANMTEWEEIQAQVVSGEVDVLLISPERLNNPGFREEVLPHIAHTVGMVVVDEAHCISDWGHDFRPDYRRIRTLLTELPEGVPVLATTATANDRVVADVQAQLGAETGLLRGGLDRESLHLSVVQLDDSTQRPAWLATHLSELEGSGVIYCLTVAAAEDLAEALDAAGWNVAAYTGRTEAGERERLEQALIANELKALVATSALGMGFDKPDLGFVVHVGAPSSPVSYYQQIGRAGRGTDRADVILLPGAEDRDIWRYFASVSFPEEQTVQQLLSVLGDEPQSTIRLESQVDLSRSRLDQVLKVLDVDGAVNRVRGGWVSTGQPWTYDAARYQGLAAARTAEQNAMMEYQRTSGCRLLFLRRQLDDVTATSNCGRCDNCTGQAWDTGVDASVASRVSTRLTAPGVRLTQRKQWPTGISVKGKIHGVEPGRALGRLNDIARGPALRELLGDKAWRPTSPWQEDTWLPRIVAVLAEWDWNQRPTSVIALGTVDPEATAQVTALAEAVAGVGRMAFVGTLPVRPGTGEVTAQNSAYRVKGLLEHWDFTGLPTVDGPILLVTDLVDTGWSVTVAGEALARITGQVVLPLALASRG from the coding sequence ATGGAGCTTACTCGGGGTACAGCAAACGAACTGCTCGTCGGCATCGCGGGGCAGGGCGCCCACTTGCGCGATGATCAGTGGACGGCCATCCAAGCACTCGTCGAGCAGCGGCGGCGGATGCTCGTGGTGCAACGAACGGGCTGGGGCAAGTCGGCGGTGTACTTCATCGCGGCGAAATTGCTGCGGGAGGCGGGGAGGGGTCCAACGCTCATCATCTCCCCGCTGTTGGCGCTCATGCGCAACCAGGTGGAGGCGGCAGGAAAAGCGGGGATCGTCGCCGCCACCCTCAACAGCGCGAACATGACTGAATGGGAGGAGATCCAAGCCCAGGTGGTGTCGGGTGAGGTCGATGTCCTGCTTATCTCGCCGGAGCGGCTGAACAACCCCGGCTTCCGCGAGGAGGTTCTGCCCCACATCGCCCACACCGTGGGCATGGTAGTCGTGGATGAGGCGCACTGTATCTCGGACTGGGGGCATGATTTCCGCCCGGATTATCGGCGCATCCGCACGCTCTTGACCGAGCTCCCGGAAGGAGTGCCGGTGTTAGCCACGACGGCGACGGCCAACGACCGCGTGGTCGCCGATGTCCAGGCCCAGCTGGGAGCGGAGACCGGTCTGCTGCGGGGCGGGTTGGACAGAGAGTCGCTGCACTTATCTGTGGTCCAGCTGGATGATTCGACCCAACGCCCGGCCTGGCTGGCCACGCACCTGAGCGAACTCGAAGGCTCCGGCGTCATCTATTGCCTGACGGTCGCCGCGGCTGAAGACCTGGCGGAAGCTCTCGACGCCGCTGGCTGGAACGTCGCCGCGTACACCGGCCGAACAGAGGCGGGGGAGCGGGAGCGCTTGGAGCAGGCGCTGATAGCCAATGAGCTCAAGGCGTTGGTGGCCACGTCGGCGCTGGGCATGGGGTTTGATAAACCGGATCTGGGATTCGTCGTCCACGTCGGGGCACCGAGCTCCCCGGTGTCCTACTACCAGCAGATTGGCCGCGCCGGCCGAGGCACGGACCGAGCCGACGTCATCCTCCTCCCCGGTGCGGAAGACCGCGACATCTGGCGCTACTTTGCCTCCGTGTCATTCCCCGAAGAGCAGACGGTTCAGCAGCTCCTCTCGGTACTAGGGGATGAGCCGCAGTCGACGATCCGACTGGAAAGCCAGGTAGATCTCAGTCGTTCTCGCCTCGACCAAGTGCTAAAGGTCCTCGACGTCGATGGCGCGGTCAACCGGGTCCGGGGCGGTTGGGTGTCCACCGGCCAACCGTGGACCTACGATGCCGCACGCTACCAAGGTCTGGCTGCCGCCCGCACTGCCGAGCAAAACGCCATGATGGAATACCAGCGCACTTCTGGCTGTCGCTTGCTCTTCCTGCGCCGCCAACTGGATGACGTCACTGCGACTAGTAACTGCGGCCGCTGTGACAACTGCACGGGCCAGGCCTGGGACACGGGCGTCGATGCCTCCGTGGCTAGCCGGGTGTCCACCCGACTCACCGCGCCGGGAGTGCGACTGACCCAGCGCAAACAATGGCCGACCGGCATCAGCGTCAAGGGCAAGATTCACGGCGTCGAGCCCGGTCGAGCACTCGGTCGCCTCAATGACATCGCTCGTGGCCCGGCATTGAGAGAGTTGCTCGGCGACAAAGCGTGGCGGCCGACGTCACCGTGGCAAGAAGACACGTGGTTGCCCCGAATCGTTGCTGTGTTGGCTGAATGGGATTGGAATCAACGGCCCACCAGCGTCATTGCGCTTGGCACAGTCGATCCGGAGGCCACAGCTCAGGTGACGGCTCTGGCGGAAGCGGTCGCCGGGGTGGGCCGGATGGCCTTCGTGGGTACGCTGCCCGTGCGCCCCGGCACGGGAGAAGTCACCGCGCAGAACTCTGCCTATCGGGTGAAAGGCCTCCTGGAGCACTGGGACTTCACGGGCCTACCCACCGTGGATGGCCCGATCCTGCTGGTCACGGACCTGGTGGACACCGGGTGGTCCGTGACGGTGGCGGGCGAAGCCCTCGCCAGAATCACCGGGCAGGTGGTGCTACCTCTCGCCCTGGCCAGCCGGGGTTAG
- the rsmI gene encoding 16S rRNA (cytidine(1402)-2'-O)-methyltransferase, translating into MSQVESLPHGVVLAATPLGNVGDASPRLTHALATADVIAAEDTRRVRNLAAALGVEISGKVVSNFDHNEVGRARQLLDAARTGTVLVVTDAGMPLVSDPGFSLVDAAHNAGVPVTCLPGPSAVPTALALSGLPVGRFIFDGFAPRKGGPRRAWLESLRTEERAVCFFESPHRLAETLELAADVLGEQRRVAVCRELTKTYEEVRRGSLPELAAWAAEGVKGEITVVIEGGSAADVSVEELVPVVEAMVADGVRLKEACRQVAAGRGVSNRDLYEAVLSAR; encoded by the coding sequence CGAATCTCTTCCCCACGGTGTGGTTCTAGCCGCGACTCCGCTCGGAAATGTTGGCGATGCTTCACCCCGGCTGACCCACGCCCTGGCCACCGCGGACGTCATTGCCGCGGAGGACACCCGCCGCGTGCGCAACCTGGCCGCCGCGCTCGGGGTGGAGATCTCGGGCAAGGTGGTGTCCAACTTCGATCACAATGAGGTCGGTCGCGCCCGCCAGCTTCTCGACGCCGCCCGAACCGGCACCGTCCTCGTCGTCACCGATGCGGGCATGCCCCTGGTGTCTGACCCGGGGTTCTCGCTTGTCGACGCCGCGCACAACGCCGGCGTTCCTGTCACCTGCCTGCCCGGCCCTTCGGCCGTGCCCACCGCCCTGGCCCTGTCGGGCCTGCCGGTGGGACGATTCATCTTCGACGGCTTCGCCCCGCGCAAGGGTGGCCCGCGCCGGGCCTGGCTGGAATCGCTGCGCACAGAGGAAAGAGCCGTGTGCTTCTTCGAATCCCCGCATCGCCTGGCGGAGACACTTGAACTCGCGGCGGATGTCTTGGGGGAGCAACGCCGCGTGGCGGTATGCCGCGAACTGACCAAAACCTACGAGGAGGTCCGCCGCGGTAGCCTCCCGGAGCTGGCGGCGTGGGCTGCCGAGGGCGTCAAGGGTGAGATCACCGTCGTCATCGAGGGCGGAAGCGCGGCAGACGTCAGCGTGGAGGAGCTCGTCCCCGTCGTGGAAGCGATGGTGGCGGACGGCGTGCGCTTGAAGGAGGCGTGTCGCCAGGTGGCGGCCGGTCGCGGGGTGTCCAACCGTGACCTGTATGAGGCTGTGCTGAGCGCACGATAG
- a CDS encoding TatD family hydrolase, protein MSKKKPRPVPIPAETIPGIVDAHTHLASAGARTPDEVDAMVARAVGAGVEKLCTVGDGLAEAELALAAAQHNERVFAACAIHPTRALELDEAARARLRDMAADPRCVAVGETGLDTYWIRHEPESTAPLDVQEEALRWHIDLAVESGKALMIHNREADEELMRVLADAPQPNHTILHCFSSPLDMAEEALARGYVLSFAGNVTFKRNEELREAARLAPRGQLLIETDAPYMTPEPFRGGRNEPAIIGHTALCVAKARGMEPEELAVELSETFDTVYL, encoded by the coding sequence ATGTCGAAGAAGAAGCCCCGTCCAGTACCGATCCCCGCAGAAACGATCCCGGGGATCGTTGACGCGCACACGCACCTCGCCTCGGCGGGGGCCCGGACCCCCGACGAGGTGGATGCGATGGTGGCGCGGGCGGTAGGGGCGGGCGTCGAGAAGCTGTGTACCGTCGGCGACGGATTGGCGGAGGCCGAGTTGGCGCTGGCCGCCGCCCAGCACAACGAGCGGGTGTTTGCCGCGTGCGCGATTCATCCGACGAGGGCACTGGAACTCGACGAGGCAGCTCGGGCGCGCTTGCGGGACATGGCCGCGGACCCGCGATGCGTGGCGGTGGGGGAGACGGGGTTGGATACCTATTGGATCCGCCACGAGCCGGAGTCGACGGCGCCGCTCGATGTGCAGGAGGAGGCGCTGCGCTGGCACATTGACTTGGCGGTGGAGTCGGGGAAGGCGCTGATGATTCACAATCGGGAAGCCGATGAGGAGCTCATGCGGGTCCTCGCCGATGCCCCGCAGCCCAATCACACGATCTTGCATTGCTTTTCTTCGCCACTGGACATGGCTGAGGAGGCATTGGCGCGTGGTTACGTGCTGAGTTTCGCGGGCAACGTGACGTTCAAGCGCAACGAGGAGCTGCGGGAGGCGGCCAGGCTGGCTCCGCGGGGCCAGCTGCTCATCGAGACGGATGCGCCGTACATGACGCCGGAGCCCTTCCGGGGTGGCCGGAATGAGCCGGCGATCATTGGGCACACGGCGTTGTGTGTGGCGAAGGCACGGGGGATGGAGCCGGAGGAACTAGCGGTAGAACTGAGCGAGACTTTCGACACCGTGTATCTCTAG
- a CDS encoding BCCT family transporter, protein MTTPEQAEPSTATEQLASMMSDAELIGDRMDETSDAVDRPVEDDNPSFDWAIILPTAGVIVAVVLWGLLRPDSFATVASSALSLVVNNLGWAFVLFGTVFVAFMIIIAASKFGQIKLGGNDEAPEFRTVSWIAMMFAAGMGIGLMFYGATEPLTFYRDGVPGRSEHEVGAAMATSLFHWTLHPWAIYAVVGLAIAYSTFRLGRPQLISSAFIPLLGEKGARGFWGKLIDILAIIATVFGTATSLGVGALQIRAGLSASGIIDNPGNATIIGIILVLTLAFIVSALSGVGKGIQYLSNTNMVIAAILAIFIFIMGPTVAVLNLMPTSMASYFSQFFEMAGRTGVSADGTAGEWLNSWTIFYWAWWISWSPFVGMFLARISRGRTIREFTIGVLVVPSLVSVVWFSILGGTAITFEQEGRSIWGDGSAPSQLFNLLHELPGGTIMGVVAMILLGTFFVTSADSASTVMGTLSQHGRSNATPWVSALWGVLTAAIGMVMLTSSEDSLGNLQSITIIAASPFLLVIIGLMVALVKDLRNDVIYLDYRSQQEFAARLARERRVHQEHQRAAANKARRQQRLAKINKREPMK, encoded by the coding sequence ATGACCACTCCTGAGCAGGCGGAGCCCAGTACCGCCACTGAACAGCTGGCATCGATGATGTCGGATGCCGAGCTCATCGGCGACCGCATGGATGAAACCTCTGACGCCGTCGATCGGCCAGTAGAAGACGACAACCCCAGCTTCGACTGGGCAATCATTCTTCCCACTGCGGGCGTCATCGTCGCGGTGGTGTTGTGGGGTCTTCTCCGGCCAGATAGCTTCGCCACCGTCGCGTCCTCTGCCCTGAGCCTGGTGGTGAACAACCTCGGGTGGGCTTTCGTGCTCTTCGGCACCGTATTCGTGGCCTTTATGATCATCATCGCCGCGAGTAAGTTCGGGCAGATCAAACTAGGCGGCAACGACGAGGCCCCGGAGTTCCGCACCGTCTCTTGGATCGCGATGATGTTCGCCGCAGGCATGGGCATCGGCCTGATGTTTTATGGTGCCACCGAACCGCTGACCTTCTACCGCGATGGCGTGCCAGGACGATCAGAGCACGAGGTGGGTGCCGCCATGGCCACCTCGCTGTTCCACTGGACTCTCCACCCCTGGGCGATTTACGCGGTCGTCGGCCTGGCCATCGCGTACTCCACCTTCCGCCTCGGCCGCCCGCAGCTGATTTCCTCGGCCTTCATCCCGCTGTTGGGCGAGAAAGGTGCCCGCGGATTCTGGGGCAAGCTCATCGACATCCTGGCGATCATCGCCACCGTCTTCGGTACCGCCACCTCCCTGGGCGTGGGAGCCCTCCAGATCCGCGCCGGGCTCTCGGCCTCCGGGATCATTGATAATCCGGGCAACGCGACGATCATTGGCATCATTCTTGTGCTCACCTTGGCGTTCATTGTCTCCGCGCTCTCCGGCGTGGGCAAGGGCATCCAGTACCTGTCCAACACCAACATGGTCATCGCGGCCATCCTGGCCATCTTCATCTTCATCATGGGCCCGACCGTCGCCGTGCTCAACCTCATGCCGACCTCTATGGCCAGCTACTTCTCGCAATTCTTCGAGATGGCCGGCCGCACCGGAGTATCTGCCGACGGCACCGCCGGCGAATGGCTGAACTCCTGGACCATCTTCTACTGGGCCTGGTGGATCTCCTGGTCGCCCTTCGTCGGCATGTTCCTGGCACGCATCTCCCGTGGGCGCACCATCCGTGAATTCACCATCGGTGTCCTCGTCGTGCCCTCGCTGGTCTCCGTCGTGTGGTTCTCCATCCTCGGCGGCACCGCCATTACCTTTGAGCAAGAAGGTCGCTCCATCTGGGGCGACGGCTCCGCCCCCTCCCAGCTGTTCAACCTGCTGCACGAGCTGCCGGGCGGCACCATCATGGGCGTGGTGGCCATGATCTTGCTGGGCACCTTCTTCGTCACCTCCGCAGACTCCGCCTCGACCGTCATGGGCACCCTGTCCCAGCATGGCCGCAGCAACGCCACCCCCTGGGTCTCCGCGCTGTGGGGCGTGCTCACCGCCGCAATCGGCATGGTGATGCTCACCTCCTCGGAAGATTCCCTGGGCAACCTGCAGTCCATCACGATCATCGCGGCCAGCCCCTTCCTGCTAGTCATCATCGGCTTGATGGTGGCGCTGGTGAAGGACCTGCGTAACGACGTCATCTACCTCGACTACCGTTCCCAGCAGGAGTTTGCGGCCCGCCTCGCGCGCGAGCGCCGGGTCCACCAGGAGCACCAGCGGGCCGCGGCGAATAAGGCCCGCCGTCAGCAGCGTCTGGCCAAAATCAACAAAAGGGAACCGATGAAATAG
- a CDS encoding MFS transporter — MSRKALPAALLFVAVFIAAVNLRAGITSLGAVLADVLLAFHAGGTIAGIITAIPGLLFALFGLVAVPVATRLGLTRTLCLGMALTLLGLALRPWIGTISLFILLTACVGVGIALGNVLLPAWIKNHGGRHIVALMTIYGSVLGLSGALGPLTALWGFDFRWALVLWVIPAAVQLLVWLVFLPKVGRDVPRSGAVDLSEAGRAKPISLWRAPTAVYLMFFFGLQSMNAYIQMGWLPKILVDSGASTNAASVALAITAGCGILGGLVMPVVIDRWRNIQWLPILFAVLMALGYLGLWWDATAAPLVWSVLLGVGGFSFPMAIALIPARSRVPMVTARLSGFVQPVGYLIAAVGPFAVGMAREALGGWDLILPVLAALCALMGAAGFRAARRGFIDDELAAQG; from the coding sequence GTGAGCCGTAAAGCACTTCCCGCCGCGCTCCTTTTCGTCGCGGTATTCATCGCGGCAGTCAACCTCCGCGCCGGCATCACCTCGCTTGGAGCAGTGCTTGCCGACGTCCTCCTGGCCTTCCATGCGGGAGGCACCATCGCCGGCATCATCACCGCCATCCCCGGCCTCCTCTTTGCCCTCTTCGGGCTCGTGGCGGTCCCGGTGGCCACGCGGCTGGGTTTGACCCGGACCCTGTGCTTGGGCATGGCCCTCACGCTGCTGGGCCTGGCCCTGCGCCCGTGGATTGGCACCATTTCCCTGTTCATCCTGCTCACCGCTTGCGTTGGCGTGGGCATCGCGCTGGGCAACGTGTTGCTGCCAGCCTGGATCAAAAACCACGGTGGCCGGCACATCGTGGCGCTCATGACGATCTACGGCTCGGTTCTCGGCTTGTCCGGTGCCCTGGGGCCGCTGACCGCGCTGTGGGGTTTCGACTTCCGCTGGGCCCTGGTCCTCTGGGTCATTCCCGCCGCAGTGCAGCTGTTGGTGTGGCTGGTCTTCCTGCCGAAGGTGGGGCGCGACGTACCCCGCTCAGGTGCGGTGGATCTGTCGGAGGCTGGACGGGCGAAACCAATCTCCCTCTGGCGCGCTCCCACGGCCGTCTACCTCATGTTCTTTTTCGGGCTGCAGTCGATGAATGCCTACATCCAGATGGGGTGGCTGCCCAAAATCCTCGTCGATAGTGGGGCAAGCACGAACGCAGCGAGCGTGGCCCTCGCCATCACCGCTGGCTGCGGGATCCTCGGCGGGCTGGTCATGCCCGTGGTGATTGACCGGTGGCGCAACATTCAGTGGCTACCGATCCTCTTCGCCGTCCTCATGGCCTTGGGATACCTCGGACTGTGGTGGGATGCCACGGCTGCCCCCTTGGTTTGGTCAGTGCTCCTCGGCGTAGGTGGCTTCTCCTTCCCGATGGCCATCGCGCTCATCCCCGCCCGCAGTCGGGTCCCCATGGTCACGGCCCGGCTCTCCGGATTTGTCCAACCAGTCGGCTATCTCATCGCTGCCGTCGGCCCCTTCGCAGTGGGCATGGCGCGTGAGGCGCTGGGCGGCTGGGACCTCATTCTCCCTGTGCTCGCGGCCTTGTGTGCGCTCATGGGTGCGGCTGGTTTCCGGGCCGCGCGGCGTGGGTTCATCGATGATGAATTAGCAGCTCAGGGCTAA
- the metG gene encoding methionine--tRNA ligase, giving the protein MTQSVLVSVAWPYANGPRHIGHVAGFGVPSDVFARYQRMVGNEVLMISGTDEHGTPLLVQADKEGVTVKELADRYNRQIVEDLAGLGLTYDLFTRTTTRNHYAVVQELFKGLYDNGYMIKETTQGAVSPSTGRTLPDRYIEGTCPICDYPEARGDQCDNCGNQLDPSDLINPVSKINGETPEFVETEHFLLDLPSLAEALGEWLRGREDWRPNVLKFSLNLLDDLRPRAMTRDIDWGVPIPVEGWQDNNAKKLYVWFDAVVGYLSASIEWAWRTGQPDAWKQWWQNPEATGYYFMGKDNITFHSQIWPAELLGYAGKGSKGGTLHEYGEINLPTEVVSSEYLTMSGSKFSSSKGVVIYVKDFLAEFGPDPLRYFIAVAGPENTDTDFTWDEFVRRVNNELANGWGNLVNRTVAMANKNFGEVPAPGALTESDQRILDLAASTFDVVGEALAASKFKAGITAAMHVVGEANAYIAEQEPWKLAKDETQRERLATVLWTALQVVSDCNVLLTPYLPHIAQQVHETLGGDGVWAASPVIEEVTDDMPVELVGVDLPEAGQSYPVITGDYTAQQAVWKRIDVVAGTPLDKPKPLIQKLDPELAETGPEWAPILGES; this is encoded by the coding sequence ATGACCCAATCTGTGCTTGTCTCCGTCGCCTGGCCGTATGCAAACGGCCCCCGCCACATCGGACATGTCGCCGGTTTCGGCGTCCCCTCCGATGTCTTCGCCCGCTACCAGCGGATGGTGGGCAACGAGGTCCTCATGATCTCCGGCACGGACGAGCACGGCACCCCCTTGTTGGTCCAGGCCGACAAGGAAGGCGTGACCGTCAAGGAACTCGCCGATCGCTACAACCGCCAGATCGTCGAGGACCTCGCCGGTCTGGGCCTGACTTACGATCTGTTTACCCGCACCACCACCCGTAACCACTACGCGGTGGTGCAGGAACTATTCAAGGGCCTTTACGACAACGGTTACATGATCAAGGAGACGACCCAGGGTGCGGTCTCCCCGTCGACCGGGCGAACCCTGCCCGACCGCTACATCGAGGGCACTTGCCCGATCTGTGACTACCCCGAAGCCCGCGGCGACCAGTGCGACAACTGCGGCAACCAGCTCGACCCCTCCGACTTGATCAATCCGGTGTCTAAGATCAACGGTGAGACCCCGGAGTTCGTCGAAACTGAGCACTTCCTCCTCGACCTGCCGTCCTTGGCGGAGGCGCTGGGCGAGTGGCTGCGGGGGCGCGAGGACTGGCGCCCCAACGTGCTGAAGTTCTCCCTCAACCTCCTCGATGACCTCCGCCCCCGCGCCATGACCCGCGACATTGACTGGGGTGTGCCGATCCCGGTCGAGGGCTGGCAGGACAACAACGCCAAGAAGCTCTACGTGTGGTTCGACGCCGTCGTCGGCTACTTGTCTGCCTCCATCGAATGGGCGTGGCGCACGGGCCAACCGGATGCGTGGAAGCAGTGGTGGCAAAACCCCGAGGCCACCGGCTACTACTTCATGGGCAAGGACAACATCACCTTCCACTCCCAGATCTGGCCCGCCGAGCTGCTCGGTTACGCCGGCAAGGGATCGAAGGGCGGTACCCTCCACGAGTACGGCGAAATCAACCTCCCCACCGAGGTCGTCTCCTCCGAGTACCTGACCATGTCCGGCTCGAAGTTTTCTTCCTCCAAGGGCGTGGTTATCTACGTCAAGGACTTCCTCGCCGAGTTCGGGCCCGACCCCTTGCGTTACTTCATCGCCGTCGCCGGTCCGGAAAACACCGACACCGATTTCACCTGGGACGAGTTCGTCCGTCGGGTGAACAACGAGCTGGCCAATGGTTGGGGCAACCTGGTTAACCGCACCGTCGCCATGGCGAACAAGAATTTCGGTGAGGTGCCTGCGCCGGGGGCTTTGACTGAGTCGGATCAGAGGATCCTCGACCTGGCGGCCTCGACTTTCGACGTCGTCGGCGAGGCGTTGGCCGCCTCCAAATTCAAAGCCGGAATCACCGCCGCCATGCACGTCGTCGGTGAGGCTAACGCTTACATCGCTGAGCAAGAGCCCTGGAAGCTGGCCAAGGACGAGACCCAGCGCGAGCGCCTGGCCACCGTCTTGTGGACAGCCCTGCAAGTCGTCTCCGATTGCAACGTCCTGCTCACCCCCTACCTGCCGCACATCGCCCAGCAGGTCCACGAGACCCTTGGCGGCGATGGCGTGTGGGCTGCCTCCCCGGTGATCGAGGAAGTCACCGATGACATGCCGGTCGAGCTCGTCGGCGTCGACCTGCCCGAGGCCGGACAGTCCTACCCCGTCATCACCGGCGACTACACCGCCCAGCAGGCAGTGTGGAAGCGTATCGACGTCGTCGCCGGCACTCCGCTGGACAAGCCTAAGCCGCTCATCCAAAAACTTGATCCCGAGCTCGCCGAGACCGGCCCGGAGTGGGCACCGATCCTTGGCGAAAGCTAG
- a CDS encoding resuscitation-promoting factor, whose protein sequence is MGLHNNNQIKRLNPLTISLPARIAAGGVVGVLAVGGITTAAMAKDVVVDVNGDRTELTTLSRDVAGALDAAGVTINGQDLVYPAPSESLAKGETITVRTAKPVAVVIDGKQTEVTSTALTVQDLIGELDGVTPAAHVDNADARLTDQMRVEVTTPKIVSVTDGGQTVYTEVAAATVKDLLAARGITLGKHDQVSPALDTPVSNNLKVDVQRIDITESTETGDYEAEPHYIDDPQTAEGKETVITPAVPGVRETTHRITTVNGVETARDIIKEVDITPSTPATISRGTKAAPSVASGSVWDTLAQCEAGGNWSINTGNGYYGGLQFSASTWTAHGGGQYAATADQATREQQIEIASKVQASQGWGAWPACTSRMGLR, encoded by the coding sequence ATGGGTCTTCATAACAACAACCAGATCAAGCGCCTCAACCCCTTGACCATCTCTCTGCCCGCTCGCATTGCAGCCGGCGGCGTTGTCGGCGTGCTGGCCGTCGGTGGCATCACCACCGCCGCGATGGCCAAGGACGTCGTGGTGGATGTCAACGGTGACCGCACCGAGCTGACCACCTTGTCCCGCGACGTGGCCGGCGCTCTGGATGCTGCCGGGGTCACCATCAATGGTCAGGATCTTGTTTACCCTGCCCCCAGCGAATCGCTGGCCAAGGGGGAAACCATCACTGTTCGTACCGCGAAGCCCGTCGCCGTGGTCATCGATGGCAAGCAAACCGAGGTCACCTCCACCGCGCTGACGGTGCAGGACCTCATTGGCGAGCTCGACGGGGTCACCCCGGCCGCTCACGTGGACAATGCTGATGCCCGGCTGACCGATCAGATGCGCGTCGAGGTCACCACCCCGAAGATTGTCTCGGTCACTGATGGCGGCCAGACCGTCTACACCGAGGTGGCAGCCGCTACCGTCAAGGATTTGCTCGCGGCCCGCGGCATCACCCTGGGTAAGCACGATCAGGTAAGCCCGGCACTGGATACCCCGGTGAGTAATAACCTCAAGGTGGATGTCCAGCGGATCGATATCACCGAATCCACGGAGACCGGCGATTACGAAGCCGAGCCGCATTACATCGATGATCCGCAGACCGCGGAAGGTAAGGAAACCGTCATCACCCCGGCCGTGCCGGGCGTGCGGGAGACCACCCACCGCATCACCACGGTCAATGGCGTGGAGACCGCCCGGGACATCATCAAGGAGGTCGACATCACCCCGTCGACCCCGGCGACCATCTCCCGTGGCACCAAGGCCGCTCCGTCGGTGGCGTCCGGCTCCGTGTGGGACACCCTCGCGCAGTGCGAGGCCGGCGGCAACTGGTCCATCAACACCGGCAATGGCTACTACGGCGGCCTGCAGTTCTCCGCCTCCACCTGGACTGCCCACGGCGGCGGCCAGTATGCGGCGACGGCCGACCAGGCCACCCGCGAGCAGCAGATCGAGATCGCCTCGAAGGTGCAGGCCTCCCAGGGTTGGGGCGCGTGGCCCGCGTGTACGTCCCGCATGGGCCTGCGTTAA